The DNA segment gtgtTGTTTTGATCGCAGGAGGAACACCTAGACcgtacataatattaaattattattaaagatacaaaatgttaataataattatttgaatgttttaaaaatatttttcaaattatttcataaatgtttatGCGATCTTTGATTGAACAGATCgtaagatttataataataataataaagattaattaattttctttatcatggataaagatttatcataaataaattaataaaatattactatatatttgtttttttacttatttaaatattatataaaatactcagTACATGTTTAAACAATATGTTGAATAATGATTTCAAGATTCTTTTCtcatataaatatgtgtaaaatatttgtaaatagatatataattatttgaaaaaaataaatggttataaatatttatgaatatttatcacATGCTGATTGATAATCGAGTAGAGAAGatactaaattattatatatataattatgtaaaaatatattcgaTGGAATTTGTGTGTAAAGGAGaaggtattttatattattatattattatattataatgagTTGTATTATAGCCGCTTCTATTATCTTCGTTATCAGATGATGAATTCTAGTAATTACTTACGGACTCATTTCTTTAATAGCTTGCCTTATATAAATATGCCATTGTACAATAGTCggcatttgttataaaagacattttttactCTCGAACATTTCGAAACATTGTTAagctacattttaatatttaattacacagATTTCTTTATTCAATGTAAAGTACAACGTATTATCATACGAATGTATTTACAATTCAATGTTTTTAACTTTgtgattttactttttattcggctgtacaaACATTCGTACACAcatcgagttatgcaaagttaaacaatatgagattttttttatggaCCCCTACAGATGTCTCAATATGCTTAACagttttttttccaagttttgtttttattaaagtaattatttgatAAGTTGATTGTAGTTTTATCACTAATCTAGATAGTTTAAAGTACAAAGTTTCAGTATTGCAATCTACATTCGGAAGACAATATAgatttacatacatacatttgcaCTTATATTTTGTAGAAGACGAAAAACTTAGTTTAAATAAAACgtatttagataaaataaattgacacttacttaaaatagaaaaatatgaaataggTTCCAGAAACTTGTATGTTTCTGGAAtccattctatattttttttttttgtttttagtaaGTCGATTTggtttatcttaaataaattttattttcaataagtttcaaataaatatttggtcGACTTCTGATATTCTGCAATGTTTTCtctttattatgaataaaaacataattttatattaaaacaatttttttttttaaataaaaaccaatttttttaatttaatttggtaGTAGGCCGTATTAATCACCACTGTTCCTCTTCGATTTATGCTACAGTGTCGTTacgtttttttataaacaatattcaatataataaatatgtcataagTTTGAGTCTGTACTCCATTGAAAATGATGAATAATAATCGTTAACAAGTTTCAAGgtattgattatttaataaaatataaataggtaATCATAATACTTTATCctgcagttttaattttaagttttcaGAAATAACAACGACGTATTCCGATGgcctaatattaaaaatacccTCGAATATCAAACTGATTATGATTTATGTACATGTAATTTACGGATTCGTAGTTCTTTCTTgagaaactaaaattttttgttattgtctGTCTTCGTCTCACGCACTACTACGTTTTACCCTATGGGAAACAAAGACGGACAAAAACAAGAAATTCTCGTTTCTTAAAATGGGACTGCATTCTTCTTCAACAGATTTTTTGCGATTTCTGGCGATTTAATGTtcgatacatttttatattccttAAATGTTAATTACATAGCAACACATTGCAGTAATGGTTTTTGCCTTATTtgcctttttttctctttgcacAAAAAGTATCATACAGCTTCTTCAAACACACACTCACACTTGTCCGACCTTGCATTCGAGATTACGTGCCTGTGTTTTATTTATTCACATGATCGTAAGATCTCTTACGGCCAATGAGATCCGTATTCCGAAATCTCATGGTAATCTTAACTTAATCCCCTCCACTTGAATTTAATGCTTTATAAGCAAgtacttaaatataataagatcGGACTGTGCACTGAGCATAGTCCGAGCTGTTCGAAATTATCATGAGTATCAAAATACTCTGTCCAAATGTCAATAAATCGATCCTGCAGCGTTCCGAGATCGCATTAAAGATATTCTTTTAATGCAAATATTGTCTCGATTATCGATCTCGCGATGCTAATACGGTCGTCTTATTGGCTGGTTGAAATCAAGATCAAGCTCGAATCTATAATTATGAAATCTATAATCATCAGATTCgacgttttaaatataaaatcagaaaCGTGTGAATATTGTCCACAGTCTAATTTCGGAATCGTTTGAAGTCTGATCTCAAAATTTTATCCGGGCAATTGCGAAGTAATCGCGCGATCGTACTTGAagacggtcttaaatataaCTACTCTTACATATAATTACTactcttaaatataattacgcACAGAGAGCATCAATCATTAGAGATCGATCTAAAGATTCAGTAAGTTCTTTGAAGTTTCGCAATattgaaactaaaaattataaatattttcgtgCACGGTGCTGAAAAAATTGTAGTCCAACCGGGGATTTGAAgacgaattttcaattttgaattgttttaCTTTGAATTCGAACGCGTACATACATGGAAAGTGAAAAGATTTCGGATCgaacaattgtgaaatcgtattctggaatgttggaagagtataccacacacacacacacacacacacacagatttTTTAGATTTCAAAACACTATCCAAACAGGTACTAATCCGGTTGGACTAAGACCGCAGAgaaaacaaagagagagagagagagagagagagagagagagttgatGTATATCACGCATCTCAAATGGTTCACTGAAATTTTTGTAAtgaatttaacacaagatgaatgtgttagaaagtaacataaatattatgtaaaaagtgaacacaaaaatgtaacacttcGACACAATTTACAAACAGTTTGTACATTTTCTTCGTTTCAAAACTATATTACTTGTTCATTTGCTCGTAAATCGTACTTTCTTTTAATAAGAAGtctgttaaattaatttaacaaaatatattcgcAATTCAAATAGCACTAGCGTGTAGAATTAACGCTTGGATGTTAAAAATACCATAACAAGGACTGGCTTTCAACAACAAACaaatagaaaatgttttctactgtgCGCACGTAATGATTCCTTGAAATTTTAAAGTCATAAGCCTGTCTCGcttgaatttgaagaaaaacgATTTTCTGTATTCGCAGAAGCGATGTTTATGTTCTTTTCCGTTCAGCTCCGAGCTAACGTCTAGCTGACTTTCACAATACGATAAACGATCGGGTAAAGCGacacctctttttttttaactattcatCATCTGTACATTTCTACAGAAATAGCCGTGCGAGACATCAGTTTGAAACGCAAAGATGAACAACGTGGACTACAAGGAGGTGACGCTCCCGAATTATTCCTACGTATTTAATTTCGAGGAGACGTTCAGCCACCACGAGACCAAGCAATGGATGATGGAAAATTGGACGAACGGTTTTTATTACTGCGGACTTTACATGATCCTAATATTCGGCGGACAACACTACATGGCCAGCAGGCCCAGATTCGAACTCAGGGGAATACTGTGTCTTTGGAATACGCTATTGGCTACCTTTTCTATCATCGGCTTCACCAGAACGGCGCCTGAGTTAATACACGTTCTTAGACATCACGGTTTGCACCACAGCATTTGTATACCAAGGTCAGTGTTGAACTTGAAATGACTGAATTTTAAGTATGTTCCTGAAtttatcgtaaaataatttCGAAGAAAGTGCGAAGACCTTTAATATTATGTCTGTTGATTTTTTGCGGCTAAATCAGTATGCGcttgctgtgtgtgtgtgtgtgtgtgtgtgtgtgtgtgtgtgtgtgtgtacttagagtgaaaaaaatttatatacactcCATCTTAAATACGTATcttcaattaattgaaaattaaattgattaaatatttatttgagattGATTTGGAATATTTGAAATTTGACGCGAAAggaaaaaaacaagttttattataatgcaGTCACAAAGAGCAAATGGTACGTTTTCCATTTCACGCGTAATGCGCGTGATGCattatttatccttgtttaatattcaatGTAAAATAAGGATGAGTGGACATCATGTGTGTTATGCATGACACGAAACTCATCCAAATACACATATTGATTCGCAAAATATCAATCTTCTTATAATTACTTGAATGAATGAAAGTGTGAATTTGATCGTGATCTGATAGCTTTTATCACGAAGATATCACTAAGATAAAATTTGTACAAGTAACGACGCATGTTTAATTCGAGTCATATATTCGTAAAAATATATAGGACATTTGGATTTAAtacatacactgagaaaaaaaagttgtgaacTGAACTAAATGCGTTTAGttgtttatgaattatttgattcaaatattatttatttgagtcAAATACATGGTAATAATTTGAATGAATATCTGTACTTATCTCAACACGCATTTTTTTGAATCAATAAATGTTTGCTTGACAGCCGTTGACCGCCGCATTtagttgaataaattaatatctttttaaatcaacaacttttttttctcactgtacTGTTGAAGTTCTATTTTCAATTCACATTTGACATTTGCTTTATTTTTGGGTCTGCCACCAATGATGTCTCTTTTTTAGACTACACAATTAAAAGAATAGGTTTTTATGCATCAATTGATatcatttaaaagtaaatttctaCTTTGAAATGGAAACTATCGGAAATTCCGATGGCTTTTTTTTGCAGCAgcctgaaatatttaaattttatagccgcaaagtatttaaaatttaaagttgagaATGCTCATATGAAAATAGGATCCTAATagcttcaaaattataaaatgataattgtctgtaaaattgttaaagatgattatgaaattaataattagactTAACATTGGTAATTTTCCGTAATTAGGGATTTTTTACGTACATAAACGTGTATGCatattaatgatttttgtaactcattataaaaattaaaatggagTTTCATAATTAAACCTGTTCATATTTACTtgcgtatttatttatataagcgTACCTGTTTACATAAGCAAGTAACGTAAGCAAGTAATCTAAtcctaaaattaaatttatgtactttacttttttatttataaaaaaatatattttgaatttgatattatacttattatattatgttatacatGCACATTATATTGCATGTGGCTGTAAAATATGATATGCTTAATAGCCAATACAGAATATACACGCAAAGATTTGGCGAATGGTTTGTGAATAGTgaaataggaataaaatttgtaacttttttaagaattaatccATTTGCTTAcatcaatacaaaaaaaagtgaAGAAACTAGATTAACTAGAAAACAAATGTAACTTTATTCGAGTTTTATTCAAGAGAAAGTTAAAGAAATCAACACGTTTACGTAGATAACGTGTACGTTATATCACATattctttgaataaatattcattctGTGCAATTATTGTTGTGATCTAAACAAGATAAAATTAGTTTTGCTAAATTTAGCAGcgcaatatatattacattatatatttatacattatgtaAGTCGATTTATTATAGTGCACTGCAgcaaagttaatttatattaaattaagactgtagaagtaaataaaaaaaaaaaaacattaaggcaaaaacattaatgtttaattgtgAAAGCACAttcatgaaataattttttttcggatcatttaaaaatgttttgccttatacttgttttttttcCCCTACAGtctaaatttaacataaatttgcattttctttgaaaaaagagATATTGGTTTCTTGGAACAGGATAGTACAAACTATTACAAAACTAAacaaacaattatgcaactgaATCATCATAATTTAAACTATTCCTGTGAATTCCTGGAAAATTTACAATTgagaatattttgtaaaaatatcatCAATTTGATTGCAGTTTTATCGAGCAAAATTGCGTGTCGGGCTTCTGGACGTGGATGTTCGTGCTGTCGAAACTACCCGAGCTCGGCGACACGGTCTTCATCGTGTTGCGCAAACAACCGCTAATCTTCCTGCACTGGTATCATCATATCACCGTTTTATTATACTCCTGGTTTTCGTATTCGGAGTACACTGCGTCCGCGCGATGGTACATCGTGATGAACTACTGCGTCCACTCGATCATGTACAGCTACTACGCCCTTAAAGCAATGCGATACAGGCCACCTAAAGCAATCTCCATGGTGATCACTACGCTCCAGCTTACCCAAATGGTGATCGGCTGCATTATCAACATACACGCCTACCAGTACCTGGAGAGTGGCTACGCCTGCAACATCACCCGCATGAATATCCGTTTTAGTTTCGCGATGTACTTGAGTTATTTCGTCCTATTCGCGCGATTCTTCCATAAGTCGTACCTGGCTGGAAAGAAGACCGAAGACAAGAAGCACTTTACCAATAGCGCATCTGGTCACATCAGCTATAACGACAAGCTCAAAGCCAATTAAGATGGTTACTTGGCACACTAGGGCGCCTGGACGCCCTTTTCTCTATCTTACCttcttttctccttctttccctaattctcttctcttttttctcaCGCCGCTGGTCGACGTAGCCATACATCCAGGATCTATTTATACTAGGAAATATTAGGGTTTAACGGCTTCTAGGATTCACGTGTTCAGTGGATACTATTGCTAAACTTAAAGATTTACGGACTGTGATGCAATTATTTAACTGTAATATATGGTTGTTTTCATTTGCCTTTCGtacttcaaaattattttattatataattatctattaataatattaattgaaatattaattgaatttgtgttttcatatatttttttaattgtaacactgttacatatattttttaaacgtgaTTTTTGGTActcttttaattttagaattaagGTTTTaccttaattttattaataataaatattacttgattGTATTATTTGCGATTTTTTTAAGatgaaaaatattagtttagGCCTTTGGAAACATGTAGATTTGCCGCTATATCTGCAttctaatatattaatgttacgTTAATTAAGACGTCGAGAAATGTGtaaagttatatatacatatacatatatatagagcCTAAAATACACAGAAGCTCTAAATTTTTAGGACTTGTAAATACGTCTACGagaattttttagattaatagAATTCGTACATATAGGATTTCGCACATCCTAGGAACCATCGAATTTAAAGTCCACGTATCCTAGGAATCATATTTCTTAAACTCTTTTTAGATTCTAGGAGCCGTACGTCCTAAAAGTTATAGATCTTGGGTGCGACGTTTCTCAGGATCCTTATATCCTAGGACTCGTAAAGCGGGACTTGTGGAGTACAGAAACTATTAGTCCTCGAGCCCAATAGATTCTAAGGCGCATATTTAAGATACGTATTTCTCAGGATTTTTAATAGATCCTAAGATCTACCTTATAGGAATcgtgaaacaatgaattgataACATTTTTGGGTCTACAACACCTAGGattcatactactacattgagATCTTTAGATTCTACGGTATCTGTCGATcctaaagtaaattttttcggGATCCTCAGGTCGTAGGATACAATAGATTCTAATTGAGGATCCATTAGCCAATTAGCGTCCGCCTGCGTGCGGAGGGTACCCTAAGAAGGAGGTTCGTTCGAgggtggagggaggagggaaCACATAGTGGTTCTCCtcttagtttttttatatataattaataaagagcTACTTTTGCATGTCCTGTGTAAACGTGCGCGAATGTATGCACGTTTCACAAGTCCGATCGGCTGTTGCACAATTGTTATTATGATTTGTTTGTTACTGTCTATATCTCTCTTTTGCAattgaatatatacatatattgggtattatttaataataatttatatgaccAAACACatatgtgtaaataataatttcttataaatccTACATGGCATCACACAGATTCTTACATCTCTTACTTACCAttatcctataatatttttaattacacttgTAAGTGTGACAAGCAAAATATCAAAGAATCtcgaataatttaatcaaattttaattacaagaaaatttCAAATGTCAGTAACGTTATCTTATAATTCATAAATccataatcaatttattaaaagaaaaatttcttaccATTACATTGATTTCTGCATCACTCAAATAACAAAAACCTCACTCAAATAACAAAAACCCTTCATCGAAGTAAAAGTCTCGACCTAAATGACGCATTGAGGAATGTGTTGAAAGACGCGCTCAGTGCTTGTTTGACAGgaccaaaataattaaaaatgtacctCAATTGGCGAACAATTCTTAACAGACATAcgaataaacatatttttaaaataatttatggaaTAAAAGTAAGCTTGTTTAAACGCTCGATAATAGATGCAAaagcaaaatttacaaattaaatcaagaTCGAGACGAGatatgaatgaaaaatataaatgacgatataaattaatcgaatattCTTTATCTCGCAATTTACATGGACATGTTCCAGACTTACTTGTCTTTACTCAGCATGTTACAAAAGTCGATTAATCTATATATGATGTCCGGG comes from the Solenopsis invicta isolate M01_SB chromosome 14, UNIL_Sinv_3.0, whole genome shotgun sequence genome and includes:
- the LOC105201104 gene encoding elongation of very long chain fatty acids protein 6; this encodes MNNVDYKEVTLPNYSYVFNFEETFSHHETKQWMMENWTNGFYYCGLYMILIFGGQHYMASRPRFELRGILCLWNTLLATFSIIGFTRTAPELIHVLRHHGLHHSICIPSFIEQNCVSGFWTWMFVLSKLPELGDTVFIVLRKQPLIFLHWYHHITVLLYSWFSYSEYTASARWYIVMNYCVHSIMYSYYALKAMRYRPPKAISMVITTLQLTQMVIGCIINIHAYQYLESGYACNITRMNIRFSFAMYLSYFVLFARFFHKSYLAGKKTEDKKHFTNSASGHISYNDKLKAN